A window of the Brumimicrobium sp. genome harbors these coding sequences:
- a CDS encoding ribonuclease Z yields MDFKITILGTGAAIPTLRRGNSAQFIQCHQRQILIDCGEGTQLQMRKFGLKFQNVQIILISHLHGDHIFGLPGLIGTMQLLGRNSPLLIIGPKGLKSFLLSLFEIIGLPVVMPIEFKELETKKEVITVFSDKSIEIKAFPLHHRIATFGYRINEKTGKRGLDKEAFDKTGVSIAYIDKLKNGEDIIDNNGVHVRYEDVTFPPKPTISYAYCSDTAYYPTIVEHIQGVDLLYHEATFAEKERSRAEVTYHSTASDAAKIAQEAKVGKLILGHLSARYNTDSKHLEEARIHFNNTVVAKDGDIFNL; encoded by the coding sequence ATGGATTTTAAAATCACCATCTTGGGAACTGGAGCTGCTATTCCTACTTTAAGAAGAGGGAATTCAGCACAATTTATTCAATGCCATCAGCGTCAAATATTAATTGATTGTGGAGAGGGTACCCAACTCCAAATGCGAAAATTCGGACTCAAATTCCAAAACGTTCAGATTATCCTTATTTCACACTTACATGGAGATCATATTTTTGGTTTACCCGGTCTTATTGGAACCATGCAGTTATTAGGTAGAAATTCTCCTTTATTGATTATTGGCCCTAAAGGATTGAAAAGTTTTTTACTTTCTCTCTTTGAAATAATTGGCCTCCCTGTTGTTATGCCTATTGAATTTAAAGAATTAGAAACAAAGAAAGAAGTTATAACCGTATTTTCAGATAAAAGCATTGAAATTAAGGCTTTTCCTTTACACCATAGAATTGCCACATTTGGATACCGAATAAATGAAAAGACAGGTAAACGAGGTCTAGATAAAGAAGCATTTGATAAAACGGGAGTAAGCATTGCATATATAGATAAATTAAAGAATGGAGAAGACATAATCGACAATAACGGTGTACACGTGAGGTATGAAGACGTTACCTTTCCTCCAAAACCAACTATTTCATACGCTTATTGTTCAGATACTGCTTACTACCCTACAATTGTTGAGCATATTCAGGGAGTTGATTTGCTATATCATGAAGCCACTTTTGCAGAAAAAGAAAGAAGTCGCGCTGAAGTTACTTATCACTCTACTGCATCTGATGCCGCTAAAATTGCACAGGAAGCAAAAGTTGGGAAATTAATTTTAGGACACCTGTCTGCACGCTACAACACAGATTCTAAACATCTCGAAGAAGCAAGAATACACTTTAATAATACCGTGGTTGCAAAAGATGGTGATATATTTAATTTGTAA
- a CDS encoding STAS domain-containing protein: MIFSVEHSANYHLITSYVEKLNGISAPELKIEVLKLEEMQVVNVIIDLSQTLYCDSTGLNTILYCYRMCKDNNGKFIICNLQPNVKKLIEISQLHRILTITETCKEAEMLMDQA; this comes from the coding sequence ATGATATTTTCGGTAGAACATAGCGCAAATTATCACCTAATAACTTCTTACGTAGAAAAGTTAAATGGAATTTCTGCTCCTGAATTAAAAATTGAAGTACTGAAACTAGAAGAAATGCAGGTTGTAAATGTGATTATTGATTTATCACAAACTCTATACTGCGATTCTACTGGCCTAAATACTATCTTATATTGCTATCGCATGTGTAAAGACAATAATGGAAAGTTCATCATTTGTAATTTACAGCCTAATGTTAAAAAACTCATAGAAATCTCACAATTACATCGCATACTAACTATTACAGAAACATGTAAAGAAGCTGAGATGTTGATGGATCAAGCATAA
- a CDS encoding aspartate carbamoyltransferase catalytic subunit gives MDNLSVEHLTGTEELTTRDIELIFETADQFKQVINRPIKKVPTLRDITIANVFFENSTRTRLSFELAEKRLSADVVNFSASGSSVKKGETLVDTVNNILSMKVDMVVMRHPNPGAAKFLSERVNAKVVNAGDGTHQHPTQGLLDAYSIREKLGTVKGKKVAIIGDILHSRVANSDIFVLQKLGAEVMICGPTTLIPKDMHKLGVKVEHDLRKALEWCDVANMLRIQLERQDIQYFPSLREYTMLFGLDKKLLDSLKKDIVIMHPGPINRGVEISSDVADSKQSIILQQVENGVAIRMAVIYLLAAKIKR, from the coding sequence ATGGATAATCTAAGCGTTGAACATTTAACTGGAACAGAAGAACTTACGACTAGAGATATCGAATTGATTTTCGAAACTGCTGATCAATTCAAACAAGTTATCAATCGCCCCATCAAAAAAGTACCTACTCTTCGAGATATTACTATTGCCAATGTATTTTTTGAAAACTCTACCAGAACTCGTTTATCTTTCGAACTAGCTGAAAAACGTTTGAGCGCTGACGTAGTTAACTTTAGCGCCTCTGGCAGTTCGGTAAAAAAAGGTGAAACTTTAGTTGATACGGTAAATAATATCTTGTCTATGAAAGTAGATATGGTAGTCATGCGACATCCCAATCCAGGAGCTGCTAAATTCTTATCAGAACGCGTAAATGCCAAGGTCGTAAATGCTGGAGATGGAACACATCAACACCCAACTCAAGGATTATTGGATGCTTATTCTATACGTGAAAAATTAGGGACAGTAAAAGGAAAGAAAGTAGCTATCATTGGTGATATTCTTCACTCTCGTGTTGCCAATTCTGATATTTTTGTACTTCAAAAGCTAGGCGCCGAGGTAATGATTTGTGGGCCAACAACCCTTATTCCAAAAGATATGCACAAATTAGGTGTAAAGGTGGAACACGATTTACGCAAAGCCCTTGAATGGTGTGATGTAGCCAATATGCTACGTATTCAATTAGAACGCCAGGATATTCAATATTTTCCATCTTTGAGGGAATATACTATGTTGTTCGGATTAGATAAGAAATTATTAGATAGTTTAAAAAAGGATATTGTTATTATGCACCCTGGACCAATTAACAGAGGTGTTGAAATTTCAAGCGATGTAGCGGATAGTAAACAGTCTATCATCTTACAACAAGTGGAAAATGGGGTTGCAATCAGAATGGCAGTAATTTATTTATTGGCTGCAAAAATTAAAAGATAA
- the pyrR gene encoding bifunctional pyr operon transcriptional regulator/uracil phosphoribosyltransferase PyrR encodes METQVILNEKQVELTLHRLCRQLIENHDDFSNTVLIGLQPRGIQVLYRLKSLIEKLLKKEIQCGTLDITFHRDDFRRRERPLIPSTTNIDFSIENKDIVLIDDVLYTGRTIRAGLDALLTFGRPNSVELLTLIDRRFKRHLPIQANYIGKSVDTLVSEKVSVEWKETEGKDKVVLYTLVKDESK; translated from the coding sequence ATGGAAACGCAAGTAATTCTTAACGAGAAACAAGTCGAACTCACATTGCATAGACTTTGTAGACAACTCATTGAAAATCACGATGATTTCTCAAATACAGTATTAATTGGCTTACAACCACGAGGTATCCAAGTACTGTATAGACTTAAATCCCTTATTGAGAAATTATTAAAGAAAGAAATTCAGTGCGGAACCTTGGATATTACTTTTCACCGTGATGACTTTAGAAGAAGAGAAAGGCCTTTAATTCCTAGCACAACCAATATTGATTTTTCAATTGAAAATAAGGATATCGTTCTGATTGATGATGTATTATATACAGGTAGAACCATCCGAGCAGGATTAGATGCACTACTCACCTTTGGTCGCCCTAATTCTGTAGAATTACTTACACTTATAGACAGAAGATTCAAAAGACATTTACCTATTCAAGCTAATTATATTGGAAAATCAGTTGATACACTTGTTTCGGAAAAGGTATCTGTAGAATGGAAAGAGACAGAAGGAAAAGATAAAGTAGTCTTGTACACATTAGTGAAAGACGAATCAAAATAA
- a CDS encoding sugar transferase, whose protein sequence is MNQHRIRNIFILFDFITAAIAWALFFYFRKVYIENIPFEVSERFILGVFLIPFFWLTLYFSMGTYTNFKKLYVIPIISISLKTFLLGTIGLFFFLMLDDKVINYKDYYKLVLMLFFIHSISTLIPRLFITNYVVQLTSKRKIGFHTLLIGGSSKAISIYKELESQPKGNGSIFIGFVNLNGVDDELSSLLTHVGHLDDLESIIDKNQIEEVIIALDTSEQEKLKSIINRLQGRDITIKITSNMFDLLSGHVKMTNIFGALLIEINDELMPHWQFIVKRLMDLSASFIAIILLFPVYIIFSILVKSSSPGPIFFIQERIGKNGKPFKIIKFRTMYVNAEKNGPQLSSSKDSRITPIGKTMRKYRLDEIPQFFNVIKGDMSLVGPRPERQFYIDQIAEIEPQFLQLTKVKPGITSWGQVKYGYAENIQQMLQRMKYDLLYLKNMSIALDIKILLYTVLIVFKGSGK, encoded by the coding sequence ATGAATCAACACCGAATTCGAAATATATTTATTTTATTTGATTTTATTACTGCGGCAATTGCTTGGGCTCTTTTCTTCTATTTTAGAAAGGTTTACATTGAAAATATTCCGTTTGAAGTTTCCGAGCGTTTTATTTTAGGCGTTTTTCTTATTCCATTTTTCTGGTTGACACTCTATTTTTCTATGGGCACATACACCAACTTTAAGAAACTATATGTCATTCCAATTATTTCGATTTCGTTAAAAACATTTTTATTGGGAACCATAGGGCTTTTCTTTTTCCTTATGCTAGATGACAAAGTAATCAATTATAAAGATTACTACAAATTGGTGTTGATGCTATTTTTCATTCACTCCATCTCCACCTTAATCCCGAGGTTATTCATCACAAATTATGTGGTGCAATTAACAAGTAAACGAAAAATAGGTTTCCACACTCTCCTGATAGGTGGGAGTTCTAAAGCAATTAGTATTTATAAAGAATTAGAATCTCAACCAAAAGGAAATGGTTCAATTTTTATCGGTTTTGTCAATTTAAACGGAGTAGATGATGAATTATCTTCTTTACTCACGCACGTAGGACATTTGGATGATTTAGAAAGCATAATTGATAAAAATCAAATTGAAGAGGTCATCATTGCGCTTGATACATCCGAACAAGAAAAACTAAAGAGTATAATTAACCGACTTCAAGGAAGAGATATAACAATTAAAATTACCTCCAACATGTTTGATTTACTCAGTGGACATGTAAAAATGACCAATATTTTTGGTGCTTTACTCATTGAAATCAATGATGAGCTAATGCCACACTGGCAATTTATCGTTAAACGACTCATGGATTTAAGCGCTTCCTTCATTGCTATAATTTTATTGTTCCCCGTATATATTATATTTTCCATTTTAGTTAAATCTTCATCCCCCGGACCTATCTTTTTCATACAGGAACGAATTGGCAAAAATGGAAAGCCATTTAAAATCATAAAATTCAGAACAATGTATGTGAATGCTGAAAAAAATGGTCCTCAATTATCCTCTAGTAAAGACAGTAGAATCACTCCTATTGGAAAAACTATGCGAAAATACAGGTTGGATGAAATACCTCAATTTTTCAATGTAATCAAAGGGGATATGTCGCTCGTTGGACCACGACCTGAACGACAATTCTATATTGACCAAATCGCTGAAATTGAACCACAATTTTTACAATTAACCAAGGTGAAACCAGGTATAACATCTTGGGGCCAAGTTAAGTATGGATATGCAGAAAATATCCAACAAATGCTACAGCGAATGAAATACGATTTACTCTATTTAAAGAATATGTCTATTGCACTCGATATCAAAATATTATTATACACTGTTTTAATAGTTTTCAAAGGTTCAGGTAAATGA
- a CDS encoding Gfo/Idh/MocA family oxidoreductase yields the protein MLKIGLIGTGHLGKIHLKLIKELTDQFELVGIYDSSPTQLATVCEDFNCQGFSTPEELLQAVDCIDIVTPTIAHYELAALAIKQSKHVFIEKPITHTSQEARTLLALAKEAGVKVQVGHVERFNPAFTAALPYLNQPMFIEAHRLSIFNPRGTDVPVVLDLMIHDIDIILKVVNSPVRKISASGVAVVSETPDIANVRLEFNNGCVANLTASRISLKNMRKSRFFQKDAYISVNFLDKEMEIVQMEELQGEAGPFDMVLDMGIDKPAKKILFNKPQINEVNAIKEELKTFGDAINNDTTPIVTLEDGLYALEIAERILDSFRPVESNI from the coding sequence ATGTTGAAAATAGGGTTAATTGGTACAGGACACTTAGGTAAAATACATTTAAAATTAATAAAAGAACTAACTGATCAATTTGAATTAGTAGGAATTTATGATAGTAGTCCGACACAATTAGCAACTGTTTGTGAAGATTTTAACTGCCAAGGTTTTTCCACTCCAGAAGAGTTACTCCAAGCCGTAGATTGTATTGATATAGTTACCCCAACTATTGCCCATTATGAACTAGCGGCTTTAGCAATTAAACAATCAAAGCATGTTTTCATAGAAAAACCTATTACGCATACTTCCCAAGAAGCTAGAACGCTATTAGCTTTAGCAAAAGAAGCCGGTGTAAAAGTTCAAGTGGGACATGTAGAACGATTTAATCCTGCCTTTACAGCAGCTCTTCCCTATCTCAATCAACCTATGTTTATCGAAGCACATCGTTTATCTATTTTCAATCCGAGAGGAACAGATGTTCCTGTAGTATTGGATTTGATGATACACGACATTGATATCATTTTGAAAGTAGTAAATTCCCCAGTGCGTAAGATCTCTGCATCAGGTGTTGCAGTTGTTTCGGAAACTCCCGATATTGCGAACGTTCGATTAGAATTTAACAATGGGTGTGTAGCTAACCTAACTGCTTCTCGGATTTCTCTCAAAAATATGCGGAAATCTCGATTCTTCCAAAAAGATGCATATATCAGTGTGAATTTCCTTGATAAAGAAATGGAAATTGTACAAATGGAAGAACTTCAAGGAGAAGCTGGGCCTTTTGATATGGTTTTGGATATGGGAATAGACAAACCTGCTAAAAAAATTCTATTCAATAAGCCACAAATTAATGAAGTTAATGCGATTAAAGAAGAACTAAAAACCTTTGGGGATGCTATTAATAATGATACCACTCCTATCGTTACTCTTGAAGATGGTTTATATGCTTTAGAAATTGCCGAACGAATTTTAGACTCCTTTAGACCAGTTGAAAGTAATATTTAA
- a CDS encoding pyruvate carboxylase, translating to MTIKKILIANRGEIAIRIARACNELNIETVAIFTYEDRYSLHRYKSDEAYQVGEENEPLKPYLDIEEIIGIAKECKADAIHPGYGFLSENQEFARKCAENGIVFIGPTPEVMAALGDKVAAKEAAIKAKVPIIESNKVDLKDDKIALKEAKRIGYPVMIKAAAGGGGRGMRVVRNDDDLIKGYREAKSEAKNAFGDDTIFIEKYIDNPKHIEVQIVADKYGNIVHLLERDCSVQRRFQKVVEVAPAANLKETTRKKIHDYAVKICSSVKYSNLGTVEFLVDKEENIYFIEVNPRIQVEHTITELITGHDLIKAQIHIADGYKLSDREINLPDQSLIKANGFALQCRITTEDPANDFKPDYGTMVTYRNASGFGVRLDEGSTYPGMKISPFFDSMLVKVSAHGNTMEDATRKMYRALREFRIRGVRNNIPFLENLVNNETFIKGNATVNFIEQNPDLFNFKIRFDRGTRLLKYLGDVAVNGNPDVKIINPTVVFEKPVVPSFNHYDPYPKGTKDLLTELGPDEFSKWLKKEKKIHYTDTTFRDAHQSLLTTRMRTYDMLKVAEGYVKNNPELFSMEVWGGATFDVCMRFLNESPWKRLQDIRQAIPNILLQMLIRSSNGVGYSSYPDNLIEKFIEKSWQNGVDVFRIFDSLNWMGNIAPSIEMVRKRTNGLAEASLCYTGDILDPSKKTYTLKYYIQLAKDIENAGAHILGIKDMSGLLKPYAAKELVSALKDAVKIPIHLHTHDTSSLQSAMYLQAIEAGVDVVDCALGALSGNTSQPNLNAIAEMMRFHKRENPMNIESLNQYSNYWEKTREYYYPFESDMKAGSAEVFRHEIPGGQYTNLKSQSVALGLNDKFEDIKKTYAEVNEMFGDIVKVTPSSKVVGDMALFMVTNGYTKDDVYAKGHEISFPDSVKQFFKGDLGQPAHGFPEKLQEIILKDEKPFTKRASELLPPIDFEKEFKVFQKEFGTDLTFEDFLSYKFYPKVFADYLTFYRQYGDVSVVPTPNFFFGMKLEEEITVEIARGKTLLVKLLSIGPADDKGSRRVFFQLNGQMRNIRIQDKSVKVESKENKKIDKSDDKQIGAPLQGLLSQVLVKKGEKVAQNQPLFIVEAMKMETTIVAPKEMKISHIELTGGARVNTDDLVLIVE from the coding sequence ATGACCATTAAAAAAATCCTAATTGCAAACCGTGGTGAGATTGCTATACGTATAGCACGTGCCTGTAATGAGTTAAATATTGAAACTGTAGCCATTTTTACCTATGAAGACAGATATTCACTTCATCGATATAAATCAGATGAAGCCTATCAGGTTGGAGAGGAAAATGAACCATTAAAACCATATTTGGATATTGAAGAAATTATAGGAATCGCCAAAGAATGTAAAGCTGACGCTATACACCCTGGATACGGATTCTTGTCAGAAAATCAAGAATTTGCTAGAAAATGTGCCGAAAATGGAATCGTTTTCATAGGACCCACTCCAGAAGTTATGGCTGCATTAGGCGATAAAGTGGCTGCAAAAGAAGCTGCTATTAAAGCTAAAGTTCCAATTATAGAAAGTAACAAAGTAGATTTAAAAGATGATAAAATCGCTTTAAAAGAAGCAAAAAGGATTGGGTATCCAGTTATGATTAAAGCTGCAGCTGGAGGAGGTGGAAGAGGAATGCGCGTAGTCAGAAATGATGACGATTTAATAAAAGGATATAGAGAAGCTAAAAGTGAAGCGAAAAATGCCTTTGGTGATGATACAATCTTTATTGAAAAATACATAGATAATCCAAAACATATTGAAGTACAGATAGTTGCTGACAAATACGGAAATATTGTACATTTATTAGAACGTGACTGTTCCGTACAAAGACGTTTTCAGAAGGTAGTTGAAGTGGCTCCTGCTGCCAACTTAAAAGAAACCACAAGAAAGAAAATTCACGATTATGCTGTTAAAATATGCTCCTCAGTGAAATATAGCAACTTGGGGACCGTGGAATTTTTAGTCGACAAGGAAGAAAATATTTATTTCATTGAAGTTAACCCAAGAATACAGGTTGAGCATACCATCACTGAATTAATTACGGGGCATGATTTAATCAAAGCTCAAATTCATATTGCTGATGGATACAAACTTTCGGATCGGGAAATTAATTTACCTGACCAATCGCTTATAAAGGCTAATGGTTTCGCTTTACAATGTAGAATTACCACCGAAGATCCTGCCAATGATTTCAAGCCAGATTATGGAACCATGGTGACTTATCGAAATGCTTCAGGATTTGGGGTCCGTTTGGATGAAGGAAGCACCTATCCAGGTATGAAAATCAGCCCTTTCTTCGACTCCATGTTGGTAAAAGTAAGTGCTCACGGAAATACAATGGAGGATGCCACTCGTAAAATGTATCGTGCTCTCAGAGAATTCCGTATCCGTGGTGTACGAAACAACATTCCATTCCTAGAAAATTTAGTAAACAATGAAACGTTTATCAAAGGAAATGCGACTGTAAACTTTATTGAACAAAATCCCGACTTATTTAATTTTAAAATTAGATTTGACCGTGGAACACGCCTATTAAAATACTTAGGAGATGTTGCTGTAAATGGGAACCCAGATGTGAAAATCATTAATCCAACTGTAGTATTTGAAAAGCCAGTCGTTCCTTCGTTTAATCATTACGACCCATACCCAAAAGGTACTAAAGATTTGTTAACTGAATTGGGGCCTGATGAATTTTCTAAATGGTTAAAAAAAGAAAAGAAAATTCATTATACCGACACCACATTCCGGGATGCACACCAATCTTTGTTGACAACTCGAATGCGAACTTATGACATGCTAAAAGTAGCTGAAGGTTATGTGAAAAACAACCCCGAACTATTCAGTATGGAAGTATGGGGTGGCGCTACCTTTGATGTATGTATGCGATTCTTGAATGAAAGTCCTTGGAAACGTTTACAAGATATTCGTCAAGCCATTCCTAATATTTTACTTCAGATGCTAATCAGAAGTAGCAATGGAGTTGGATACTCTTCTTATCCAGATAACTTAATCGAAAAATTCATCGAGAAATCTTGGCAAAATGGTGTTGATGTTTTTAGAATTTTTGATTCCTTAAACTGGATGGGAAATATTGCACCAAGTATCGAAATGGTGCGTAAAAGAACAAATGGATTAGCGGAAGCTTCTCTCTGTTATACAGGTGATATATTGGATCCTTCTAAAAAGACATATACTTTAAAATACTATATTCAACTAGCAAAAGACATTGAAAATGCAGGAGCACATATTTTGGGTATTAAAGATATGTCAGGTTTATTAAAACCATACGCTGCCAAGGAATTAGTCAGTGCGCTAAAGGATGCCGTTAAAATCCCTATTCATTTACATACGCATGATACTTCATCTTTACAATCTGCCATGTACTTACAAGCTATTGAAGCAGGTGTTGATGTTGTTGATTGTGCTTTAGGTGCTTTATCTGGAAATACTTCACAGCCTAATTTAAATGCCATTGCAGAAATGATGCGCTTCCATAAACGTGAAAACCCAATGAATATCGAATCATTAAATCAATATTCAAACTATTGGGAAAAGACACGTGAATATTACTATCCATTTGAATCAGACATGAAAGCTGGTTCTGCTGAAGTTTTTAGACATGAAATACCAGGTGGACAGTACACAAACTTAAAGTCCCAATCTGTAGCACTAGGATTAAATGATAAGTTTGAAGATATTAAAAAAACGTATGCTGAAGTAAATGAAATGTTTGGTGATATCGTAAAAGTTACACCAAGTTCTAAAGTAGTTGGTGACATGGCTCTCTTCATGGTAACCAACGGATATACGAAGGATGATGTTTACGCAAAAGGGCATGAAATTTCTTTCCCCGATTCTGTTAAGCAATTCTTTAAAGGGGATTTAGGGCAACCCGCACATGGATTCCCAGAAAAATTACAAGAAATCATTTTAAAAGATGAGAAACCATTTACCAAAAGAGCAAGTGAACTCCTCCCTCCTATTGATTTCGAGAAAGAATTCAAAGTCTTCCAGAAGGAATTTGGAACGGACTTAACTTTTGAGGATTTCCTATCTTACAAATTCTATCCAAAGGTTTTTGCAGATTATTTAACTTTTTACCGTCAATATGGTGATGTTTCTGTTGTTCCTACTCCTAATTTTTTCTTTGGAATGAAACTAGAGGAAGAAATAACAGTAGAAATTGCGCGTGGAAAAACGCTCCTTGTAAAGCTACTTTCTATAGGTCCAGCAGATGATAAAGGTAGTCGTCGTGTATTCTTCCAGCTAAATGGACAAATGCGTAATATTCGAATTCAAGACAAATCTGTTAAAGTAGAATCAAAAGAAAATAAAAAAATAGATAAAAGCGATGATAAACAAATTGGTGCTCCATTACAAGGCTTACTGTCACAAGTGTTAGTTAAGAAAGGAGAGAAAGTAGCCCAAAATCAGCCTTTATTTATTGTGGAGGCCATGAAAATGGAGACAACTATTGTAGCTCCTAAAGAGATGAAAATTAGTCATATAGAGTTAACAGGAGGAGCACGTGTAAACACTGATGATTTGGTTTTGATTGTTGAATAG
- a CDS encoding glycosyltransferase, whose translation MNIVIIGPAYPFRGGLASFNERMAVELQNEGHQVVIYTFTVQYPAFLFPGKTQYSEDPAPTDLKIIRKVNTVNPFNWIKIGREIRKQQPDLVLTRYWLPFMGPSLGTILRCIKRNKKTKIITLLDNIIPHEKRIGDKLLTRYFVKPIDAFVSMASSVQNDLKQFDTVKPRVLTPHPIFDNFGLPVSRAEAAEFLKVDSEAKYMMFFGLIRDYKGLDLLLKAFAQSKAKGSVRLIIAGEYYSNQEQYEKLIDELNLREFIFQYSYFIKNSEVKYFFSLANLVVQPYKDATQSGVTQIAYQFDAPMVVTNVGGLPEMIPDGKIGFVVEPEIDAITQAIDTYFNDDLEQKFRVNFEEEKKKYSWAHLNRSLLDLYNQIKE comes from the coding sequence ATGAACATTGTAATTATCGGCCCAGCATATCCTTTTCGAGGTGGTTTAGCTTCCTTCAATGAAAGAATGGCAGTTGAACTCCAGAACGAAGGGCATCAGGTAGTTATCTATACATTTACGGTACAATATCCAGCTTTTCTTTTCCCTGGAAAAACACAATATTCCGAAGACCCAGCCCCTACAGATCTTAAAATTATAAGAAAAGTAAATACTGTGAATCCTTTCAATTGGATTAAAATAGGAAGAGAAATCAGAAAACAGCAGCCTGATTTAGTTTTGACAAGATATTGGTTGCCTTTTATGGGACCTTCTCTGGGAACGATTTTACGCTGTATCAAACGGAATAAAAAAACTAAAATAATTACACTATTAGATAACATCATTCCACACGAAAAACGTATCGGAGACAAGTTGTTAACAAGATATTTTGTGAAACCTATTGATGCATTCGTGTCTATGGCTTCGAGTGTACAAAATGACCTAAAACAATTTGATACAGTTAAACCTCGCGTTTTGACACCTCACCCTATTTTTGATAATTTTGGTTTACCTGTAAGTAGGGCTGAAGCGGCCGAATTTTTAAAGGTTGATAGTGAGGCAAAATATATGATGTTTTTTGGGCTTATTAGAGATTATAAAGGCTTAGATTTATTGCTCAAAGCTTTTGCACAATCAAAAGCTAAAGGTAGTGTACGATTGATTATTGCAGGAGAATATTATTCCAATCAAGAACAATATGAAAAATTGATTGATGAGTTGAATCTTAGAGAATTCATTTTTCAATACAGTTATTTTATTAAAAATTCAGAAGTAAAATATTTCTTCAGTTTAGCTAATCTGGTAGTTCAGCCTTATAAAGATGCAACGCAAAGTGGAGTGACTCAAATAGCTTATCAATTTGATGCTCCCATGGTGGTTACAAATGTGGGAGGACTCCCAGAAATGATACCTGATGGAAAAATAGGATTCGTTGTGGAACCAGAAATAGATGCCATTACTCAAGCTATAGACACCTATTTCAATGATGATTTAGAGCAAAAATTTAGAGTTAATTTTGAAGAAGAAAAAAAGAAATATTCATGGGCTCACTTGAATCGCTCTCTACTTGATTTATATAATCAAATAAAAGAATAA
- a CDS encoding ABC transporter ATP-binding protein, with amino-acid sequence MLLTVDNIGFSYGNKSVFEQVSFSLKPGEIISIVGPSGAGKSTLLKCLAGVLDVQNGRILLENKEVHGPKENLIPGHPEIALVNQIFKMDDFFTVRENIANQLHHLTLELREQFTDELLSIFELDDLAYIPSKDISGGEQQRLTMACALAKEPKCLLLDEPFVHFDVHLSKKIGEYLRKLAIIRGMGVVLVTHNGVEALSWSDKILFMKNGKIIRKYTAQQAYNHPKNLYEGRYFGELNSVYVGDKQILFRPNHYSLESSVDKVEIDVKWTHSLFKGPFYANYFKLDNGKELVLYADSELESVQKVYV; translated from the coding sequence ATGTTGTTAACAGTTGATAATATCGGTTTTTCGTATGGAAACAAATCAGTTTTTGAGCAGGTTAGTTTTTCCCTCAAACCAGGAGAAATTATAAGTATTGTTGGACCAAGTGGAGCCGGTAAATCAACTTTATTGAAATGTTTAGCGGGGGTGCTTGACGTTCAAAATGGACGGATTCTACTTGAAAATAAGGAGGTTCATGGTCCCAAGGAAAACTTGATTCCTGGGCATCCTGAAATTGCATTGGTGAATCAAATTTTTAAAATGGATGATTTCTTCACAGTTCGTGAAAATATTGCCAATCAATTACATCATCTTACGTTAGAACTAAGAGAGCAATTTACGGATGAATTATTGTCCATATTTGAGTTAGATGATTTAGCATATATTCCATCTAAAGATATTTCTGGAGGAGAGCAGCAACGTTTAACTATGGCATGTGCATTGGCAAAAGAGCCCAAATGCTTATTGTTAGATGAACCTTTTGTTCATTTTGACGTGCATCTCAGTAAAAAGATAGGTGAGTACCTACGCAAATTAGCGATTATCCGAGGTATGGGTGTAGTTTTGGTTACACATAACGGAGTAGAAGCCTTGTCTTGGTCTGACAAGATTCTTTTTATGAAAAATGGAAAAATAATCCGAAAATATACAGCTCAACAAGCCTATAATCATCCAAAGAATTTGTATGAGGGGAGGTATTTTGGAGAACTCAATAGTGTGTATGTAGGGGATAAACAGATATTATTTAGACCAAATCATTATTCATTGGAATCTTCAGTAGATAAGGTTGAAATTGATGTAAAATGGACACATTCTTTATTTAAAGGTCCTTTTTATGCTAATTATTTTAAGTTGGATAATGGAAAAGAATTAGTTTTGTATGCAGATTCTGAATTAGAATCTGTACAAAAGGTTTATGTTTAG